From the Mastacembelus armatus chromosome 14, fMasArm1.2, whole genome shotgun sequence genome, one window contains:
- the rab38c gene encoding ras-related protein Rab-32: MQQELLFKVLVIGDLGVGKTSIIQRYVHQIYSQHYRATIGVDFALKVLQWDNDTVIRLQLWDIAGQERYGNMTRVYYREAVGALVVFDVTRASTFDAVLKWKDDLDSKVSLNHGRPVPAVLLANKSDQLSSLQPKLDSFCRDNGFVGWFETSAKENTNIEEAAHCLVEHILSNEESPVTEREPGSLILSGYSNTSKNHLKCSPCAQW; the protein is encoded by the exons atgcAGCAGGAGCTTCTGTTCAAAGTTCTGGTCATTGGGGACTTGGGAGTCGGAAAAACGTCCATCATCCAGAGGTACGTTCATCAGATCTACTCCCAGCACTACCGAGCCACCATCGGGGTGGACTTCGCCTTGAAGGTGCTACAGTGGGACAATGACACTGTGATCCGGCTCCAGCTGTGGGACATAGCAG GACAGGAGCGCTATGGGAACATGACTCGTGTGTATTACCGGGAGGCAGTGGGAGCGCTGGTGGTGTTCGACGTGACCAGGGCCTCCACGTTTGACGCCGTGCTCAAGTGGAAAGATGACCTGGACTCCAAA GTGAGTCTGAACCACGGGAGACCAGTTCCAGCTGTACTTTTGGCCAACAAGTCAGACCAACTGTCTTCCCTGCAGCCCAAGCTCGACTCATTCTGCAGGGACAACGGCTTTGTAGGCTGGTTTGAGACCTCGGCAAAG gaaaacacaaacatcgAGGAGGCAGCACACTGTTTGGTAGAGCACATCCTCAGCAACGAGGAGAGCCCGGTGACCGAACGAGAGCCTGGCTCCCTCATCCTATCTGGATACAGTAACACCTCAAAGAATCATCTCAAGTGTTCGCCATGTGCGCAATGGTGA
- the LOC113142895 gene encoding ras-related protein Rab-39B-like, whose translation METIWLYQFRLIVIGDSTVGKSCLIRRFTEGRFAQVSDPTVGVDFFSRLVEIEPGKRIKLQIWDTAGQERFRSITRAYYRNSVGGLLLFDITNRRSFQNVHNWLEEAQDHVQPHSIVFLLVGHKCDLEAQRQVTQQEAEKLAGAFGMRYVETSARDAINVEKAFVDLTRNIFDLVRSGDIRTQDGWEGVKSGFVPNTVHSSEEVTKGSRQCYC comes from the exons ATGGAGACGATATGGCTTTATCAGTTTCGTCTGATCGTCATTGGAGACTCCACAGTTGGAAAGTCATGTCTGATCCGGAGGTTCACTGAGGGACGCTTCGCCCAGGTGTCAGACCCGACCGTGGGGGTAGACTTCTTCTCACGCCTGGTGGAGATTGAGCCGGGAAAAAGGATCAAGCTTCAGATTTGGGACACCGCAGGACAGGAGAGGTTCCG GTCTATTACTAGAGCTTACTACCGCAATTCCGTGGGTGGGCTCTTACTCTTCGACATCACAAATCGCCGTTCTTTCCAAAATGTCCATAACTGGCTGGAGGAGGCCCAGGATCACGTCCAGCCGCACAGCATCGTCTTCCTGCTGGTCGGTCACAAGTGTGACCTGGAAGCCCAGCGGCAGGTGACccagcaggaggcagagaaGCTGGCAGGAGCCTTTGGGATGCGCTACGTAGAGACGTCAGCACGAGATGCCATCAATGTGGAGAAG GCATTTGTGGATTTGACGAGGAACATCTTTGACCTAGTGCGAAGCGGAGACATCAGGACGCAGGATGGCTGGGAGGGCGTCAAGAGTGGATTTGTTCCCAACACCGTCCACTCCTCCGAGGAGGTCACTAAGGGCAGTCGGCAGTGTTACTGCTGA